The DNA window gaATCCATCCCTGACTTTTATAAAGGGGTATTTTCGTTTTCAACAATAATTAGATTCTCAAGattaattaacaaaataaaaaatgaattgaTAAAATTATATACCGCATACCGTATCGTATATAATTCTCAAGattaattaacaaaataaaaaacgaATTTTTGTGAGATTGAAATACCCATTTCACTGAGAATAAGGAGTAAGAGCCAGTTGAGAAAAATGAATTTAAGATGGTGAAAGATTGCATTTTCGGGGATTGAATCGCAGAACGTAATAAGATGGTCAAGGAAGAATGCAAGAAAAATTGAAGTGGGAGTCAAAAATTGTGCAAGCCATTTCATTTCAAGCCATCACGTAAAATATATGTACACAATTTCCTCAAAGAAAATTCATTTGAATACATGGACACAATTTCCTGATTATGAATATATAAAACAAATGATGTGTTTTAGCTCATTTATttgtcaaataaaaatttagaaatatgATAAgattttgaaacaattttaaataatataaaaagaggTATTTTAGGAGTCAAGTCAGAGTgcttttagtatttaaatatttaatataacatattatttgaaataaatgGTGGCCTACAAATATAGGGACCAAACGAAAGCTGGTCAACTCCTGGCTTTAATatcattttgaataaataagaaaatGTTGATGCCTTGTTTGAAAATATGCAGATTGCTTTCAGCTGACCTGTTTCATTTGAAATGTTTTGAGATCAATAAAATTGAAAGGCGACCTTTTGtttattttactatttattaacCGACTTGCGATCTAGTTGATGAATTAAAATAAAGCAGGCCTCTTGTAAGACGatgtcacgaatctttatctacgtccaaataagagatctgtctcacaaaatacggcctgtgatatcgtctcacgcaagtttttgtcattaaaATATGTCAAccaagttatttatttaaaaccaaatttcataaaataaaaatttagtacACTGATGGTATATACAAATATAAGATTGTTATATAAACACGGGTCGCGTGCGCTAAgtataaatttttaaagttgGAGAATAATAACATTGATTTAATGGATAAGTGAGTCCACCTATATATTATCTCATAAAtcttttactttataaaaaaatgaactacattttaaaagaaaatccctagatattttaatttgaaaatacttttgaaataaaatttatattaccatgcaataattatgaaCAGGGTGGTGGTTTTGGATAGTTTAATTAATAGGTTTCTGAAGTATTCAATATTTTGGAGAAAAAAATACTGAATTATTTTGAtaaaaaggcaaaaacttgtgtaagatgGTCTCActaatcgtattttgtgatacagatatcttatttgggttattaatgaaaaatattactttttatgctaagaatattactttttattgtgaatgtcgtcagggttgacccgtctcaccgataaagattcgtgagacggtctcacaagagatttactctaaaaaaaatttatttcttgagtttttgtataaatttttttataatgagatatttttcatgtttttaatATTTAGTGTTAATATACACACCCGcatatacatacacatacatacatatgATCAAGTTGATTCACCCTTGTAAATTTGAGCATGATTCtagattttgatgattgttAACATGTAACTATTATCAGACTTTATTTTCAAAGAAATCAACATAATTAAATTAGATTATCATAAtaagtaaaatattataaatattccatttaatttaatttttcttggcCCAGTAAAGTGAAATATGTCAAGCGAGTTATGTATATTATTTGGGACCAATTTACAATTTCACGTAAATATTTTAATCTCGATTACATCTTCTTGTTtctaaaaatcaagaaaaaaaaccATCAGCTCTCAGTTTTATCTTTTAGATTAGATcttgaaattaaaattaaaaaaaataataaatctgaTTTCAATTTTGTTTATGAATTAAGTTTATGCTGTATTTAAGACAGATACATTGtgcatgatatacataattGAATTCATTATTATATCTGATCAATTATTTATCCAACTATATATACCATGGATTTTATTGTGCATGAGCAACTACAGATCTGTAATTACTATTGAATATGGGATGATATTCACGGAAAATTTAGGATCCGCTTCCAGTAAGTGttactagtccagacgcagttTTTGAAATTATCTTGAGCCTGAAATCATAAATAAGAGCATTAGAAAGGAGCCaagagggtgtcctggcgtagcccttcgacgctcaagtcagagactgaggatatatggggaaGCAGCTaagagtgctgctgaaaacaatataatgAATTTTTTCAATTGAACACTCAAATCTGGAATTTATAAGAGACTATATCGGTCtttgatgggcttgtcttccaTTTGGTCAGCAACGTAAATCAATCGCATGTTCCAGGACGTGTCTTGAAAACGTTGTCCCCGTATGCAGACGAATCAATTTCTATCCAATATTAAAAGAAATGATTGAAGTCATGAGAAATAAATGATGGCAAGTAACCAACTAATCTTTTTCACAAATGCGCTCTCTTTTCACGTGCAGGTAATTTTGGATTTCTTTAACATTTTCTTGATTCTGAGCGTTTGAATCTGTGAATAGTTTTTTGGGTTGATAAGAATGAGGTGTTCTTGAACTTTGTATTTATCTTACTGCTGTTGCGGTTAAGCTGTTTCATCAAAATCTTATCTTGTTTTGATTTGAGGTCATTTGTCGATAATTGATTAATGGGCACGTGTTTACTTTCAGAGTAATGAAACTATTGGGATTTCGATTGATTATCAGGTGGAGCAGAGATGAATCTTGGATGCAAATATTCTGAAATCTGGGGTGCTTAAAAAAAAGCTGGGGATTTTGATTGCTAAGTGTTAAACATGGCTATGGCTCCAAATGTAAAAGTGGTTCTTGGCTCAATCGCGTTCGGCATATTCTGGGTCTTGGCCGTTTTTCCGGCCGTCCCATTCATGCCCATCGGAAGGACTGCAGGTTCTCTCCTTGGCGCTATGCTCATGGTACTTTTCCAAGTCATAACTCCAGACCAAGCATTTGCTGCTATTGATCTGCCTATCCTCGGTCTTCTTTTTGGGACAATGGTTGTTAGTGCTTATCTGGAACGAGCCGATATATTCAAATATTTGGGCAAGTTACTATCTTGGAGAAGCAAGGGAGCGAAGGACTTGCTTTGCCGAATTTGCTTGATATCCGCTGTTTCAAGTGCCCTATTCACCAACGATACGTCTTGTGTTGTTTTGACGGAATTCGTGTTGAAAATCGCGAGGCAACACAATCTCCCTCCTCATCCTTTTCTGTTAGCCCTGGCCTCAAGTGCAAATATTGGGTCATCAGCAACTCCGATAGGCAATCCTCAAAACTTAGTTATAGCTGTTCAAAGTAAGATCAGTTTTGGAAAGTTTTTATTCGGAGTTCTCCCCGCGATGCTCGTGGGAGTTGTGATCAATGCTTTGATGCTTTTGTGTATGTATTGGAAGTTGCTATCGGATCAAAAAGATGAAGAAGATGCTTCGGTGGAAGTTGTTGGAGAAGATGATGTGAGTTTCcatcgattttcacctgctacAATGTCACATCTCGCGTCACTGAAGTCCCAAGATTTGAGCTGTATTTTAGACTCAATGGGTATCCACAGCCCTGTGAACGTCGACTGTCTAACAAATGTTCACAGCCCTGTGAACGTCAATGGCCATGAGTCGAAACTCAATCATCGTGGGAACATGCCCGAGAATGATAGCATTCACGACTCTCCTAATGTTAATGTTCATACAGATAACACCGAGAAGCTTAGAAACCGAGGGTATTTAGCTGAGAGTGAGATTCATAAGGTCCTAATTACGGGAGTTGAATCAGTTAGAAATTCAGATGTTTCAAAAGAAACTACAAACTTCGGGCCTATACTATCAAAAAGGGTTCCCTCATCTTCGGGGGTtgagtttgaaaattttgggTCATTCACAGAAGGAGGACTTGGATTTTCCAAGAAATGGAAAAGAATCTTATGGAAAGTATGTGTTTATCTTGTTACTTTAGGAATGCTCGTGGCTTTGCTATTGGGGCTAAACATGTCGTGGACTGCAATTACCGCTGCACTCGCTCTTATTGTTCTTGATTTCAAAGACGCTAGGCCTAGTTTAGAAAAGGTAATATTCATTTCTTAAAAGTATTCTCGAACTTTTTTATGTCGTTGACATTTCGACATATTTGACTTCCAGGTATCATATTCGCTCTTGATATTTTTCTGTGGAATGTTTATTACCGTGGATGGGTTCAATAAGACAGGCATTCCGAGTAGTTTGTGGGAGTTCATGGAGCCATATGCAAAAATAGATAGCGTAGGGGGAACTACTATCTTAGCAGTTGTTATTGTCGTGCTCTCAAATGTTGCTTCCAATGTTCCGACAGGTATGTCAAAAGTTGAACTCGAATGcttttttaagattttcaacACTATTTACATTTGTAATTACGCCTTTAGTATTCTTATATAACCCTTTTTTGGCTGATCCTACGAAAATCAAAGTCCAAGAAAGTTCTTTTCAACATTTTAAAAAGATCTTTTCAAGTCGAACAACTTGATTCGAGTAGTAGCTAATCAAGTACATTCCTAGTGTAGCCCTCGGCTCGTGTCAAAGCTTAGTATGCAGCCTTGTTCTATGATTTATGTACAATTTCTGGGTCACCTTAACAATATCGATATATCTAACGTTGCACACTCTGGTTGTACTTAGTGCTACTACTCGGAGCTCGTGTGGCAGCATCAGCAGCGGCGATATCACCTGCAAGCGAGAAGAAAGCGTGGCTTATCTTATCCTGGGTGAGTACTGTCGCCGGGAATATGTCGCTCTTGGGCTCAGCTGCAAACTTGATCGTCTGCGAGCAGGCACGTCGTGCTCTACACTGCGGCTACAATTTATCATTCTGGAAACATCTCAAATTCGGATTTCCTTCGACGATTGTAGTTACCGCGATAGGTTTGATTCTCATCAGAGGGTGACACTCTTTTTTCCAGTCTAAGATTGAGGGTATTTTATGCAAGATGCCACCAAAAACTTGCCATGGTCAAGAGTATACACAAGTCTAAGTTCTTGGGAGAGTTTCTTAAGTTCTTTTGTCTTGTACCATCTGTATCATGAGATACTTTCCCCATAAATTTGTTATATTAATACATGCCCTTATTGATTTTTACTTGCgtaaaaaattatgatataaatGACGATTGTATCAATAATATCGAGCCGATTaccataattatattatatatattgaaatattCAAACAAATATGACATTTAATTTTTGTCCTAAATCAAACTTCTAAACGAAAATAGTTATATCAACATCCAAATTGGCATCACTCAGAATCTTAGATGCCACCGATTTCTGTCCAAACAAAAGGTACATCTTCATAGGGTAGACAATCATAGTGATGAAATGGTAAGTTTTTGTATTCAATTACAGAGACATTACAAGTACATTTTtcgatatatataatatagacCATACTCTACTATGGGAATCAGATAAAAGTCCCAACTTCAAATTTTTCACGGTTGATTGGAGAATCATAACTATCATTTTATCAAATCCATGCTGAAATCCCAGAGTTTCTTTGCCACATCTGTGTCTCCAGCTTTTCCACTTGCTTTGGCTACGTTGTTGTCTGCAAAGTAGGCACCGGTCGTCCCCTTTATTTGTGGATGCAGCGCCAGATAACAAGTGGTTGAAGCACCCTTTATAAACCATGAAGGGTTAGAATTGAACTTTCAATCCATCAAAACATGGTTAGTGGTTGGCCGTGTTTGTTATTCGACACGCTAAAGCATACGTCAATGTAAAAAGACAGGGTATGATAACTCACTGAATTATAAAAGAGGAGTGAGGGGTTTTATAAGATTGTgcaattaataattttaaaattttcttaatcttTCTAATCAATGAGTGAATACGAAGCAGTTACTAGCGAAGTATATTGTCTATAGCCTCATTCATGAAATGAGTATGAATAAGAGCTAGTTACTAGCAAAGTATATCGTCCATCACCTCATTTATGAAGGCTCGTCGACTAGGGGTATGAAATTGACTTGGAATTAATGCATTACAATTTACAACTAGAAAAGAATGTCACCTGCTGAACATCTTTAAACAGCAATTTACCAAGTGTGCCGAGAAAACCTGTATCATGAAAAATCGTTACACAGTAAGTTGGATAACGGATGAGTATTCGCAtattccaaataaattttgttttaataatatttgtgcAAAAACACGTTGCACTTTTTTATGTCTAAAACGAAGTGAAGGAAATGTGAAGGGATCCAAGGTCCAAAGGGAGAGCATATATCTGGTCATTATGTCAACTGTCAAGTCTGAGTAATATGGTGTTACCTTCAAATAAGCCAAGGTTTCCTCCCCAAACACCAAAGTGACGGAAAAGATTAGTCGTGACTACTCCGGGATGAACTGAATTTACCGTTATTTCAACACCATCTTCCTGTTCAAGATCTATAAAAGATCAGAAATTCAAGAATCTTCAGATATTTTGATACAAATCCAGAAAAATATGTAGATCGATAAATAGCCTTAAATATGTGCTAAATCAAGTCAAGAAACAGGGAAACtcttcaaatattatttaaaatgttttaaaGCCAAAAAGTCATAAGTCCCACCCCTTGATTTTATTCCATCATGCCAAAGGAAAAGGCATCACCTTTAAGCGTCTGGCCAATTCATTAGCATGCAGCAGATTAGCTAGTTTAGATTGACCATAAGCAAGCCACCTATTGTATCTGCAGACAGAGAATTGATATTAAAAGTTAAAACATATCGATTTCCATAAAGAATCTGCTAAAAAGGGAAAACTAAGGTGCACCCTTCTTGATCATTAAGTTTGTCAAAGCGAATTCCCTCTCTATATGAAAAGTGGTGAGCCTCTGATGAAACATTCACTATCCTTCCCTCCCTTTTCGTCTCACCAACCGTTCGTTTCATTGTGTCTAACAACAAATTCGTCAAAAGAAAGTGACCTGAAAAAAGATCGTTCTAAAATATTTCAATACTTGAAGCTTAAGTTAGttggattaaaaaaaattattgcatatgggcACACAAAACACATCTGAACAAGAGGTCTAGATACCTAGGTGATTGGTGGCGAACTGCAACTCTATATTGTCTTTAGATAGCGTGTACGGTGTTGCCATAATTCCTGCATTATTACTGACAGCGGAACATACAAAATCCATACTTAGAAAAATTTCATGCTAGATGCAAATTTTACGCTCGACAGAAAAATGGATATGGCAGACATTGGGGAACAACCTCCCCTGTTATGATATGTGGCTTTGTGGCTCAATATTCTAAATGCCGGCTCTTGATTGttaaatagttttaaaagattttaattaCAATGATACCTTTAGATATAACTTTTAATATAGAGAAAGACGCTTAGTTTTACAGAAATGAGATATTTAGTGACAATCGTCCCTGTCaaacaaagaaaataaattcaaatctCACGAATGATTCTTCTAAAAGCATATATTTCTACGCTCAACATTCACCAAATCAAATTGAAGACAGGAGTTCAAGCCATAGGTGTGTAATGTGATCTACTAACATTAAAAGATTCAGTGGCTGTCCGGACGAAGTAAACTCGGACGCAAATTTTATAACAGATGCCATTGAACTGAGATCCAACTCCATTGCGTCTACTTTTGCTGCAGGAATTTCGTTAACTATTGCTTCTTTCACTTGTTTTCCGGTAGAAACATTCCTAGCACCCATTATGACATGCACGCCGCGCAATGCAAGAACTCGAGCAGTTTCTGAACCTATACCACTCGACGCCCCTGCAAGTGAAATAAGAGGATTTGAGCAAAACCAGTGGATGGAATGGCGCTGGCGGCAGTCTATAgaagatattttaaattttatttctaaGTTTTATCCACAAAATACACCAAACAATCAAGCCAGGAAATTTTAGGTCCAACCTGATCCAGCTTCTAAATTTTTTGACTCATTTATAAGCTTATCATAAGTTTTCAAATTCTAGCCCGACGCACTCACTGACCGCACCAGTTTCATTTTGCATTGTTCTTATCCAAAATCGagtaaaaaatttagaaaattacATAATGCCAAAGTTTTAATGGAAAAGTTTTGATATTATAACGATGCTCGGTGATTAAACTTGATCATCCGAAGATTTCCACACAAAAAAGATTGTTATAGCAAttaaatcacaaaaaaaaaaaatgaaaccaGTACGAAAACcaacatttttcttctttcaaagcagtaaaatcaaaaccGTGATCTCATCCTCATGCTTAACCTGTAACAATGGCAGTGAGCCCGGACCCATCAATTCCATTGGTAACTTCTTCAGCAGTAGACGAAGAAGAAAACCCAGATGTCCCATTCCTTCTAAACAGCCACATTTGCTGAGATAAATCACTCCCGCTCACAATCTTTCTCGAATTTAGAATGGGAGTACACAGAAACAGCCGGTGAAAT is part of the Primulina tabacum isolate GXHZ01 chromosome 18, ASM2559414v2, whole genome shotgun sequence genome and encodes:
- the LOC142532606 gene encoding short-chain dehydrogenase TIC 32, chloroplastic-like gives rise to the protein MPQIAYTRLPSPLIHACNPLCRHFSAHPTHYFMNVICSKFHRLFLCTPILNSRKIVSGSDLSQQMWLFRRNGTSGFSSSSTAEEVTNGIDGSGLTAIVTGASSGIGSETARVLALRGVHVIMGARNVSTGKQVKEAIVNEIPAAKVDAMELDLSSMASVIKFASEFTSSGQPLNLLINNAGIMATPYTLSKDNIELQFATNHLGHFLLTNLLLDTMKRTVGETKREGRIVNVSSEAHHFSYREGIRFDKLNDQEGYNRWLAYGQSKLANLLHANELARRLKEDGVEITVNSVHPGVVTTNLFRHFGVWGGNLGLFEGFLGTLGKLLFKDVQQGASTTCYLALHPQIKGTTGAYFADNNVAKASGKAGDTDVAKKLWDFSMDLIK
- the LOC142532605 gene encoding silicon efflux transporter LSI2-like, which codes for MAMAPNVKVVLGSIAFGIFWVLAVFPAVPFMPIGRTAGSLLGAMLMVLFQVITPDQAFAAIDLPILGLLFGTMVVSAYLERADIFKYLGKLLSWRSKGAKDLLCRICLISAVSSALFTNDTSCVVLTEFVLKIARQHNLPPHPFLLALASSANIGSSATPIGNPQNLVIAVQSKISFGKFLFGVLPAMLVGVVINALMLLCMYWKLLSDQKDEEDASVEVVGEDDVSFHRFSPATMSHLASLKSQDLSCILDSMGIHSPVNVDCLTNVHSPVNVNGHESKLNHRGNMPENDSIHDSPNVNVHTDNTEKLRNRGYLAESEIHKVLITGVESVRNSDVSKETTNFGPILSKRVPSSSGVEFENFGSFTEGGLGFSKKWKRILWKVCVYLVTLGMLVALLLGLNMSWTAITAALALIVLDFKDARPSLEKVSYSLLIFFCGMFITVDGFNKTGIPSSLWEFMEPYAKIDSVGGTTILAVVIVVLSNVASNVPTVLLLGARVAASAAAISPASEKKAWLILSWVSTVAGNMSLLGSAANLIVCEQARRALHCGYNLSFWKHLKFGFPSTIVVTAIGLILIRG